One genomic region from Amphiprion ocellaris isolate individual 3 ecotype Okinawa chromosome 20, ASM2253959v1, whole genome shotgun sequence encodes:
- the si:dkey-87k14.1 gene encoding leucine-rich repeat transmembrane protein FLRT2, whose product MEIQWRLWNKDSFISPWIPILLGLHLQFSRASNCPEECRCDRTFVYCNERSLTSVPLGICEGYKTLYLHNNQINNAGFPLELHLVSSVETVYLYGNQLDEFPINLPKNVKVLHLQENNIQTISRAALAQLLWLEELHLDDNSISTVGVEEGAFREAVSLKMLFLTKNHLSSVPIGLPDDLKELRLDENRIAVIAEEAFKNVTHLERLLLDGNLLTDEGISPGTFQDLVTLRELSLARNSLTYPPPFLPGEVLVKLNFQENQINQIPVRAFAGFQKLERLDISNNQLQSLTQGVFDGLASLRQLTVRNNLWLCDCSIKWVTSWLKSLPASLNVRGFMCHKPEKVRGMVIRELSAELVQCPQSTVVALELSSQADTALTPLLSSSTGSPLTTQYFSSPSRQPFLILPTLYPVYTTRGRGTRTKQPLDPRKETLQVAFAILNGSAIHVSWVAAFPVTAYKVTWARMGPSLTGDTVRERIVGGDHRGIRLANLEPKSTYRICVIPLDAFNTYRPKDNTVCTEAITTATLFSPDNNNNKRQSGPEQATQQEPSSPFLLAGLIGGAVIIVLVVLLSIFCWHMHKKSRSKFSSKWKYNRGRRKDDYCEAGTKKDDSILEMTETSFQIVSLNNEQLLKGDFHIQPIYTPNGGVGFQDCPLGNNSTVYCKNNVQDADFCHSL is encoded by the coding sequence ATGGAGATACAGTGGCGTTTATGGAATAAGGACTCCTTTATAAGTCCATGGATACCTATACTGTTAGGCCTTCACCTCCAGTTCTCCAGGGCCTCCAATTGTCCCGAGGAGTGCCGCTGCGATCGCACCTTTGTTTATTGCAATGAGCGGAGCCTGACTTCAGTGCCTCTGGGAATTTGTGAGGGTTACAAGACCCTCTACCTCCACAACAACCAAATCAATAATGCTGGCTTTCCCTTGGAGCTCCACCTTGTGTCTTCTGTTGAAACAGTGTACCTCTATGGTAACCAACTGGATGAGTTTCCAATTAaccttcccaaaaatgttaaggTCCTCCATCTACAAGAGAACAACATTCAGACCATCTCCAGAGCTGCTCTAGCTCAACTTCTTTGGCTGGAGGAGCTGCATTTGGATGATAATTCCATTTCCACTGTTGGGGTCGAGGAAGGGGCCTTCCGTGAGGCGGTCAGCTTGAAAATGCTTTTCCTCACCAAGAACCACCTAAGCAGTGTGCCTATTGGTCTCCCAGATGATCTAAAAGAATTGCGATTGGATGAGAATCGGATTGCAGTTATTGCAGAAGAAGCATTCAAAAATGTCACCCACCTGGAACGCCTCCTGTTGGATGGAAATCTATTGACAGATGAAGGAATCTCACCAGGGACCTTTCAGGACCTGGTCACCTTGAGGGAGTTGTCCCTGGCCCGCAACTCACTTACTTACcctccccccttcctccctGGAGAGGTGCTTGTCAAATTAAACTTTCAGGAGAATCAGATAAACCAGATCCCTGTCAGAGCATTTGCAGGGTTTCAAAAGCTGGAGAGGCTGGATATTTCTAACAACCAGCTGCAGTCATTGACACAAGGGGTCTTTGACGGCCTCGCAAGTCTTAGACAGCTCACTGTTCGGAACAACCTTTGGCTATGTGACTGCAGCATCAAATGGGTGACTTCATGGCTCAAATCTCTGCCTGCTTCACTCAATGTACGTGGTTTCATGTGCCATAAACCTGAAAAGGTCCGGGGCATGGTGATCAGGGAACTCAGTGCCGAGCTGGTCCAGTGCCCACAGAGCACAGTCGTAGCACTCGAGCTGTCCTCACAAGCTGACACTGCTCTAACCCCACTCCTGTCCTCTTCCACAGGATCCCCTTTAACCACTCAATATTTTTCCTCCCCCTCTCGGCAACCTTTCCTCATACTACCCACCCTCTACCCAGTCTATACAACAAGAGGGAGAGGAACAAGGACTAAGCAGCCTCTGGACCCCCGAAAGGAGACTTTGCAAGTTGCATTTGCCATTCTAAATGGTTCAGCTATCCATGTGAGTTGGGTGGCTGCATTTCCAGTCACTGCCTACAAGGTGACCTGGGCCAGAATGGGCCCCAGTCTAACAGGGGACACAGTAAGGGAGAGGATAGTGGGTGGGGATCATCGGGGTATACGGCTGGCAAACCTTGAGCCTAAATCCACTTATCGGATCTGTGTCATTCCTTTGGATGCATTCAATACTTATAGACCAAAAGATAATACTGTGTGTACTGAGGCCATAACCACAGCAACCTTGTTTAGccctgacaacaacaacaataaaagacaGTCAGGGCCTGAGCAGGCCACCCAACAAGAACCCAGTTCACCTTTTTTGCTGGCAGGGCTGATTGGTGGGGCTGTGATTATAGTGCTGGTTGTACTGCTCAGTATCTTCTGCTGGCATATGCACAAGAAAAGCCGCTCTAAGTTCTCCTCCAAGTGGAAATACAACAGGGGACGCAGAAAAGATGACTATTGTGAGGCAGGCACCAAGAAAGATGATTCCATCCTGGAAATGACTGAAACAAGCTTCCAGATAGTCTCACTCAACAATGAACAGCTCCTCAAGGGAGATTTTCACATTCAGCCTATTTACACCCCTAATGGGGGCGTTGGCTTCCAAGACTGCCCCCTAGGGAACAACAGCACAGTCTACTGCAAGAACAATGTTCAAGATGCAGACTTTTGTCACTCATTATAG